One window from the genome of Leptospira broomii serovar Hurstbridge str. 5399 encodes:
- the argJ gene encoding bifunctional glutamate N-acetyltransferase/amino-acid acetyltransferase ArgJ: MTHPKGFFSFGTNIGIKDKTKDFGVIYSEVPCKSTAVFTKNNFPGAPVIVGREHIKSGTLQAIVINSKNSNVATGSAGVANSRAICREIGVSLGIPETFVLPSSTGVIGVPLPMELILTACEKAKSLLKPGNLEEVAEAIMTTDTRRKISFRTIRTDKGQAIIYGMAKGAGMIEPNMATMLSYILTDAQIDGELYEILKDCVDKSFNCLSIDSDTSTSDTVALLCNGLAGKADAEEFRAALLEICIDLTKEIAKDGEGATKLVEVRVEKAKTTEQARKIGKSILNSPLIKTAIYGGDPNWGRLVMAIGKVFDEPIPFDGLEIYFGGLAVKGADPDTLKKLSEYLKKNSEIQVDVVLNTGNCGMKFWGCDLTEGYVKENAYYTT, from the coding sequence ATGACGCATCCAAAGGGTTTTTTTTCTTTCGGAACCAATATAGGTATTAAGGATAAAACGAAGGACTTCGGCGTAATCTATTCGGAAGTTCCTTGTAAATCAACTGCTGTATTTACCAAGAATAATTTTCCAGGCGCACCCGTAATCGTCGGTCGCGAACATATAAAGTCCGGGACTCTCCAAGCAATAGTTATTAATTCAAAAAATTCCAATGTGGCAACCGGATCCGCAGGTGTTGCAAATTCTCGCGCAATTTGTCGAGAAATCGGGGTCTCGTTGGGTATTCCGGAAACGTTCGTTCTTCCCTCTTCTACCGGAGTCATCGGCGTTCCTTTACCGATGGAATTAATATTAACTGCCTGTGAGAAAGCAAAATCTTTACTAAAACCCGGCAATCTTGAAGAGGTCGCAGAAGCAATAATGACGACGGATACTAGAAGAAAAATATCTTTCCGAACGATCAGAACCGACAAAGGGCAGGCTATCATTTACGGAATGGCCAAGGGCGCAGGAATGATCGAGCCGAATATGGCTACTATGCTTTCTTACATTCTTACCGACGCCCAAATCGACGGAGAACTTTATGAAATTCTAAAAGACTGCGTGGATAAGAGTTTTAATTGTCTTTCTATCGATTCCGACACCTCCACTTCGGATACGGTTGCTCTGCTTTGTAACGGTCTTGCTGGAAAAGCCGATGCCGAAGAATTTAGGGCGGCATTACTCGAAATCTGTATCGATCTGACCAAAGAAATTGCGAAAGACGGCGAAGGCGCTACGAAGTTAGTCGAAGTTCGAGTCGAAAAAGCGAAGACTACCGAACAGGCTCGAAAAATCGGAAAATCGATTTTGAATTCTCCTTTGATTAAAACGGCCATTTACGGCGGAGATCCGAATTGGGGGAGATTGGTCATGGCAATCGGGAAAGTTTTTGACGAACCGATCCCGTTTGACGGTTTAGAGATCTATTTTGGCGGATTAGCGGTGAAAGGAGCCGATCCAGATACCCTCAAAAAATTATCGGAATATCTGAAAAAGAATTCCGAGATCCAGGTAGATGTGGTATTGAATACTGGAAATTGCGGAATGAAATTTTGGGGCTGTGACCTTACTGAAGGTTACGTTAAAGAAAACGCCTACTACACGACGTAA
- a CDS encoding NUDIX hydrolase, with translation MKLDLEELKRSLTLKLEGEENLPEDIAASSVIMPIFQTAEGDGFLLQKRNPNLIAHPGQIAFPGGVKDPEDKNLLETALREWREEMGVPSDHLEVIGNYKGMFTSTGYHITPFLSLYKGDFKFSFNPEEVEQIIRLELNRLYQAPFYSIKVKRNPAGPLLEVYYFDLKEGLLWGATARILVDFLREHADFRREPIIRKPNLLAAPFLDPRKD, from the coding sequence ATTAAACTCGATCTCGAAGAACTAAAACGAAGCCTGACTCTCAAACTAGAGGGGGAAGAAAATCTTCCGGAGGATATAGCTGCCTCTTCCGTAATTATGCCGATCTTTCAAACCGCAGAAGGGGACGGATTTTTACTGCAAAAAAGAAATCCTAATTTAATCGCCCATCCCGGTCAAATTGCCTTCCCAGGCGGAGTAAAAGACCCGGAAGATAAAAACTTATTAGAGACTGCGCTTCGCGAATGGCGAGAAGAAATGGGAGTTCCTTCGGATCATCTGGAAGTCATCGGAAATTACAAGGGAATGTTCACGAGCACAGGATATCATATCACTCCGTTCCTTTCCCTCTATAAAGGAGATTTCAAGTTCTCTTTTAATCCGGAAGAAGTGGAACAAATCATTCGATTGGAATTAAATAGATTATACCAAGCGCCTTTTTATAGTATTAAAGTAAAACGGAATCCTGCTGGACCGTTACTGGAAGTATACTATTTTGATTTGAAGGAAGGCCTTCTATGGGGCGCAACTGCTCGGATTCTCGTAGATTTTCTGAGGGAACACGCCGACTTTCGGCGAGAACCGATCATACGTAAACCGAACTTGTTGGCGGCTCCGTTTCTAGATCCTCGAAAAGATTGA
- a CDS encoding response regulator, protein MKNASGSPSQKILVVDDEEDIADLIKFHLEENGYQVDTCQNGLEVLPRIEKNLPDLVVLDLMLPGIGGMDLCKRIKEKYALPIIMVTAKSGETDAVLGLELGADDYVRKPFSTRELVARVRSVLRRSGEGEEEQEFEGNISVGKIFLNPKAHKVFIDGAEIDLTLIEYKILYLFMTNTGVAFTRDKLLDKVWGKDIYVTDRAVDVNIKRLRDKLGDEKERLETIRGIGYRFNEA, encoded by the coding sequence ATGAAAAATGCTTCAGGCAGCCCCAGCCAAAAGATCCTCGTAGTAGACGACGAAGAGGATATTGCCGACCTTATCAAATTCCATTTAGAGGAAAACGGTTATCAAGTCGATACTTGTCAAAATGGACTCGAGGTTCTACCTAGAATCGAAAAGAATCTACCCGACTTAGTCGTATTGGATTTGATGCTTCCGGGAATCGGAGGAATGGATCTATGCAAACGCATAAAAGAAAAATACGCTCTTCCTATCATCATGGTGACCGCTAAATCGGGTGAAACCGACGCTGTCTTGGGCTTAGAATTGGGAGCGGACGATTACGTTCGTAAACCTTTCTCTACTCGAGAATTAGTGGCGAGGGTTCGCTCGGTTCTACGCCGCTCCGGAGAAGGAGAAGAAGAACAGGAATTCGAAGGAAATATCAGCGTAGGAAAAATCTTCTTAAACCCTAAGGCGCATAAAGTATTTATCGACGGAGCCGAGATAGATCTAACGTTAATAGAGTATAAAATTCTCTACCTATTCATGACTAATACCGGCGTAGCATTCACAAGAGATAAACTCCTGGATAAAGTTTGGGGAAAGGATATTTACGTAACTGATCGTGCCGTCGACGTAAATATTAAGCGCCTAAGAGATAAACTCGGTGACGAGAAGGAGAGGTTGGAAACTATCCGCGGGATCGGTTACAGATTCAATGAGGCGTAG
- a CDS encoding PP2C family protein-serine/threonine phosphatase, protein MRNILLVFVSVILFSVILFAGLLKSSSKESRLPFYFYPNGMIALSIGEYTDLVGLKIDLLEYEISRKLGEDNAETNRTFHFYGKDRSLSRDVSFIFRSAFDVLRDFSWDIGLSLLYFSVAIWFFFYTRDLFIFLLFGSFSSLFLFNFFLLAFQDFVFPFFFFLYFSGFLILDVSYRLRGKEIPSRWFAPQVIFSIVASYVGASQKANPDLFQFLSNAGIHFNAAAAAICIIQLIFHTFRNPTQFQAVFKKLCLVLAFFFATIVPFFMTKIGSAQMPLMIRPYLIVAFILFPPLVIYGTYTYSLVPVQIAFSSSLTSIYSILILTLGYLFGLEFFVRWNPEFLGAHQTEWNLFYVILSAYFLGSLNNKLYSWIDYWSFRNNPKLHTALEELSVMIGAPISMRATINNLIRRLEEALEVYKLQVLIPTDKFPRTDLRNMNFVRIPFGSEIWKYFEDHTEVTVTSHLAYGLGIRESVFKFLHQMEVQLAYPLFNFERGKEVIAVFLVGEKRNRRNFTLGELRFLKECTRLASLLIRNYSLLVDEVEKKRIVRDLNMASILDKTLHLPELETIPETHVGYFSIPAVGISGDYLDILRIDPERQLLFLGDVSGHGLGSGYLVSAVRGIIRRYLGDSSSLPQIFRAINLFLIERYRGSEFMTSIAGIYNSSDGAFSFVNAGHTPPICIRKGGRVEFRNETQRVLGVLPTDYKLLTIHLNAGDKLVLFTDGVTETFNDNEEIFGEENLQRLLSSHHHLGAQDLADLVRKTLEEYRNNKEPSDDVSFICLEVSD, encoded by the coding sequence TTGAGAAATATTCTTTTAGTTTTCGTTTCCGTAATTCTTTTCAGTGTAATTCTTTTTGCGGGATTATTAAAATCATCTTCCAAGGAATCCAGACTACCTTTCTATTTTTATCCTAATGGAATGATCGCGCTATCGATCGGAGAATATACCGATCTCGTCGGTTTAAAAATCGATCTTTTGGAATACGAAATATCGCGTAAATTAGGGGAAGATAACGCCGAGACGAATCGAACATTTCATTTTTATGGAAAAGATCGAAGTCTTTCGAGGGACGTTTCGTTTATTTTCCGTTCGGCCTTCGACGTCTTACGGGATTTTTCCTGGGATATCGGCCTATCACTACTTTATTTCTCGGTGGCGATATGGTTTTTCTTTTATACAAGGGATTTATTTATTTTTCTCCTTTTCGGGTCCTTTTCTTCCCTATTTCTATTTAACTTTTTCCTCTTGGCTTTTCAGGATTTCGTTTTCCCTTTCTTTTTCTTTCTCTACTTTAGCGGTTTTTTGATTTTGGATGTCTCCTACAGACTTCGAGGCAAAGAAATCCCGTCTCGTTGGTTCGCACCTCAGGTGATCTTCTCCATCGTAGCCTCCTATGTTGGAGCCTCTCAAAAAGCAAATCCGGATCTATTTCAATTTCTTTCCAATGCAGGGATTCACTTTAACGCGGCTGCAGCGGCAATCTGCATTATTCAACTGATCTTTCATACGTTTAGGAACCCTACTCAATTCCAGGCTGTGTTTAAAAAACTTTGTCTTGTGTTGGCGTTCTTCTTCGCAACGATCGTACCTTTTTTCATGACAAAAATCGGATCCGCTCAAATGCCGCTCATGATTCGCCCTTACTTGATCGTTGCATTCATCCTTTTTCCACCGTTAGTCATTTACGGAACCTATACCTATTCATTAGTTCCTGTTCAGATTGCGTTTAGTTCTTCTTTGACTTCGATTTATTCCATTCTGATTCTCACTTTAGGATATCTTTTCGGTCTGGAATTTTTTGTACGTTGGAATCCGGAATTTTTAGGGGCTCATCAAACGGAATGGAATTTGTTCTACGTGATTTTATCCGCTTACTTCCTAGGCTCTCTGAATAATAAACTATACTCGTGGATCGATTATTGGAGTTTTCGAAATAATCCGAAACTTCATACGGCCTTGGAAGAGCTTTCGGTGATGATCGGTGCGCCGATTTCAATGCGTGCAACCATTAATAACCTTATACGTCGCTTAGAGGAAGCTCTCGAGGTATATAAGCTCCAAGTTTTAATTCCGACCGATAAATTCCCTCGAACCGACCTTCGGAATATGAATTTTGTGCGTATCCCTTTCGGTTCCGAGATTTGGAAGTATTTCGAAGATCACACGGAGGTCACAGTGACCTCGCATTTAGCTTACGGCCTAGGAATCCGCGAATCCGTATTCAAGTTTTTGCACCAGATGGAAGTCCAGTTGGCCTATCCGCTCTTCAATTTTGAACGTGGAAAGGAAGTAATTGCGGTCTTCTTGGTGGGAGAAAAGCGGAATCGCAGAAATTTTACGCTTGGAGAGCTGCGTTTTCTTAAAGAATGCACTCGTTTAGCGTCTCTTCTGATTAGAAACTACAGTCTGCTTGTCGATGAAGTCGAAAAAAAACGGATCGTTAGAGATCTGAATATGGCTTCTATCTTGGATAAAACGCTTCATTTACCCGAATTGGAAACGATTCCGGAAACTCACGTCGGTTATTTCTCCATTCCTGCAGTTGGAATCTCGGGTGATTACTTGGATATTCTGCGTATAGATCCTGAACGACAATTATTGTTTCTCGGAGACGTATCAGGTCATGGATTAGGTTCCGGTTATCTAGTTTCCGCAGTAAGAGGAATTATCCGCCGATACTTGGGCGATTCATCTTCATTACCGCAGATTTTTCGCGCGATCAACCTCTTCTTGATCGAAAGATATAGAGGAAGCGAGTTCATGACTTCTATTGCAGGTATCTATAATTCTTCCGATGGTGCTTTTTCATTCGTAAATGCCGGCCATACTCCTCCAATTTGCATACGAAAAGGAGGAAGAGTAGAGTTTCGAAACGAAACTCAAAGAGTTTTAGGTGTTCTTCCAACAGATTATAAGCTTCTTACCATACATTTAAATGCCGGAGATAAGTTAGTACTCTTCACAGATGGAGTAACGGAGACCTTTAACGATAACGAAGAGATCTTCGGAGAAGAAAATCTTCAACGTTTATTGTCTTCTCATCATCATTTAGGTGCGCAAGATCTAGCTGATCTAGTAAGAAAGACTCTTGAAGAGTACAGAAATAATAAAGAACCTAGTGATGATGTTTCGTTTATATGTTTGGAAGTGTCCGATTAA
- a CDS encoding suppressor of fused domain protein, whose protein sequence is MKEVLEPKIVYQEANPYGSFTAYLEDDGQTVYLYLQAEENPEFSMKSVWVCNRVQAPKHRSEEDLHSGLAPLLIETEVTDPSPLPAFNQEDIHFIWTEEGTGVSFFYKEALIAYLPPWSGVKDFHGYSIYAKVDAITAYPLGNAEFGIIPDRIRRDRNHWESRAFDGSWKRIQELRLGFLENVFGKHEKYWSADGGKFPQLGISRFRWDLLPDVYIYSTIGMSAQNMPGVELYRKDYEDYSRVELLFAAKISDEDRSESWVPHQIGEIIRFPWSMGKWFGHGHTISMSRRDPEALHLTFTSLLLKELDTRKGHPSLSGLLAENGRPIRFLSLLPVSEEEKEVIQDRGANEFLSLWEKDNPVWIHDPERTSVI, encoded by the coding sequence ATGAAGGAAGTTTTAGAACCTAAAATTGTATACCAGGAAGCGAATCCATACGGCTCCTTTACAGCTTATTTGGAAGACGACGGACAAACCGTTTATCTTTACTTGCAGGCGGAAGAGAATCCGGAATTTTCAATGAAATCGGTTTGGGTATGCAACCGTGTACAGGCTCCGAAACATCGTAGCGAGGAGGACCTCCATTCAGGCCTAGCCCCCTTACTTATCGAGACGGAGGTAACGGATCCGTCTCCTCTTCCAGCATTTAACCAAGAGGATATTCACTTTATTTGGACTGAAGAAGGGACCGGAGTCTCTTTTTTTTATAAGGAAGCGCTCATCGCTTATCTTCCGCCTTGGTCAGGGGTAAAGGACTTTCACGGGTATTCAATTTATGCGAAAGTCGATGCGATTACGGCATACCCGTTAGGAAATGCGGAGTTTGGAATTATCCCGGATCGGATTCGACGAGATCGTAATCATTGGGAATCACGGGCTTTTGATGGAAGTTGGAAGCGAATCCAAGAGCTTCGTCTTGGATTTTTAGAAAATGTTTTCGGAAAACATGAGAAATATTGGTCCGCTGACGGAGGAAAGTTTCCTCAACTCGGTATATCCAGATTCCGGTGGGATTTACTTCCCGATGTCTATATTTATTCGACGATCGGCATGAGTGCACAGAATATGCCCGGCGTAGAACTTTATCGAAAAGATTATGAAGATTATTCGAGAGTCGAACTCTTATTTGCCGCGAAAATTTCGGACGAAGATCGGTCGGAAAGTTGGGTACCGCATCAAATAGGAGAGATTATCCGATTTCCTTGGAGCATGGGGAAATGGTTCGGGCACGGTCACACAATCTCAATGAGTCGTAGAGATCCGGAAGCTCTTCATCTTACGTTTACTTCACTTTTATTAAAGGAATTGGATACCCGAAAAGGACATCCATCACTCTCAGGTTTACTCGCCGAAAACGGCAGACCGATTCGGTTCCTATCGTTATTACCTGTATCCGAAGAAGAAAAAGAAGTGATTCAAGATCGCGGTGCGAACGAATTTCTTTCGCTTTGGGAAAAAGATAATCCTGTCTGGATCCATGACCCGGAGAGAACTTCGGTCATTTAA
- a CDS encoding ribonuclease D, whose amino-acid sequence MQIQSDYIVVDNVRSLQLALITLGQSDCISIDTESSGYYTYYSKVCLIQISSKGKNYIFDPIRLADVSGLGPLFENPAILKIFHSASDDIKALKRDFSFKFVNIADTMFSSRLLDLEQNSLLYLVEHYHKVKLSKKEQKSNWEKRPLDKSQLQYAALDTVYLESIWEKMREELAKRKLLEEALSEFQKLAEEVPEPFEGFSITLEKFPNVLDLSSDERRALYDTMVFRDEKAKRANKAPFRVWNNDKVLELVKFRRDLNKLIELVGKKDADHLLQIYNTPSGPPIQKNDLFKRATEDLVGEDADRFKRLRQWRETIMSIRRMGHNLMPSNKNIAEIAKNNPKGIEELRELGIFSEWKVQNYGPSILNALQSKPYETTLTNLVPIKKKFD is encoded by the coding sequence ATGCAAATACAATCCGATTATATCGTAGTCGATAATGTCCGAAGTCTTCAATTGGCTTTAATCACTCTAGGCCAGTCGGATTGTATTTCGATAGATACGGAATCCTCAGGCTATTATACTTACTATTCAAAAGTTTGTTTAATTCAAATTTCATCTAAAGGGAAGAACTATATCTTCGATCCAATTAGGCTCGCCGACGTATCAGGGTTAGGGCCTTTGTTCGAAAATCCTGCGATCTTAAAGATATTCCATTCTGCATCCGACGATATCAAGGCACTTAAGCGGGATTTCTCCTTCAAATTTGTAAACATCGCTGATACGATGTTCAGCTCTCGCTTATTAGACTTAGAACAGAACTCTTTGCTCTATTTAGTGGAGCATTATCACAAAGTAAAATTATCGAAAAAAGAACAAAAATCCAACTGGGAAAAACGTCCGTTGGATAAAAGCCAACTTCAATATGCTGCCCTAGACACGGTTTACTTGGAATCGATTTGGGAAAAGATGCGGGAAGAACTCGCAAAACGGAAATTGTTAGAGGAAGCGTTGTCCGAATTTCAAAAACTCGCAGAAGAAGTCCCGGAACCTTTCGAAGGCTTTTCCATTACGCTCGAAAAATTTCCGAATGTTTTGGATTTGAGCTCCGACGAACGTCGAGCTCTATACGATACGATGGTTTTCAGAGACGAAAAAGCAAAGCGAGCCAACAAGGCGCCTTTTCGAGTCTGGAATAACGATAAAGTACTGGAGTTGGTGAAATTCCGTCGAGATTTGAATAAATTAATAGAACTCGTCGGAAAGAAAGACGCGGATCATTTACTTCAAATCTATAATACCCCCAGCGGACCACCGATTCAAAAAAACGACCTATTTAAGAGGGCGACGGAGGATCTCGTCGGCGAGGATGCCGATCGCTTCAAGCGACTAAGACAATGGAGAGAGACGATAATGTCGATTCGACGGATGGGTCACAATTTAATGCCGTCTAATAAGAATATCGCGGAAATCGCAAAGAATAATCCCAAAGGAATTGAAGAGCTTCGAGAATTGGGAATTTTTTCGGAATGGAAAGTTCAAAACTATGGACCTTCCATATTGAATGCACTTCAATCAAAACCTTACGAAACAACATTGACGAATTTAGTGCCGATTAAAAAGAAATTTGATTAA
- a CDS encoding LIMLP_16695 family PerRB-regulated protein: MSKFKYLFDSTIRASYLKESWKEEDWYASLADRPGIEKKIPFFRKEEISNLRQEPVLSR; this comes from the coding sequence ATGAGCAAATTTAAGTATTTATTTGATTCGACCATTCGTGCTAGTTACCTAAAAGAGAGCTGGAAGGAAGAAGATTGGTACGCTTCTTTAGCGGACCGTCCCGGAATCGAAAAAAAGATTCCATTCTTTCGTAAGGAAGAAATTTCTAATCTTCGTCAGGAACCAGTTCTTAGCAGATGA
- a CDS encoding RNA polymerase sigma factor — protein sequence MKQEEPILCDPADWACIQKVLAGDYDSFEELVLRYESLVYSQARKAFRNESEAEDFTQDVFLKAFEGLSTFKGRAKFSTWIFSIARNEIIRRYRKDHPEVETPLFEEVSTELSSEKSSAQESHLLEKETKEKIRSLVDKLPELYRKPISLHYFENMSYKDISENLNLKMNTLKSYIFRGKEILREWLKKENETGKD from the coding sequence ATGAAGCAAGAGGAGCCTATTCTTTGCGATCCGGCGGACTGGGCGTGCATTCAAAAAGTCTTGGCCGGTGATTACGACTCGTTTGAAGAACTCGTTTTACGCTATGAATCCCTTGTTTATTCCCAAGCACGTAAAGCCTTCCGGAACGAATCCGAAGCAGAAGACTTTACACAAGACGTCTTTCTAAAGGCATTTGAAGGGCTATCCACTTTTAAAGGTCGGGCCAAATTCTCCACATGGATTTTTTCCATCGCACGTAACGAGATTATACGTCGATACCGTAAGGATCACCCTGAAGTAGAAACTCCTCTTTTCGAAGAGGTTTCGACCGAACTGAGCTCCGAAAAGTCCTCAGCACAGGAATCGCACCTTCTGGAAAAAGAGACAAAGGAAAAAATCAGATCTCTAGTTGATAAACTCCCGGAATTGTACCGTAAACCCATATCGTTGCATTACTTCGAGAATATGTCCTATAAAGACATTTCAGAAAATTTGAACTTGAAAATGAATACTTTAAAGAGTTATATTTTTCGAGGGAAGGAAATACTCCGTGAATGGTTGAAAAAGGAAAATGAAACCGGAAAAGATTAA
- a CDS encoding HAMP domain-containing sensor histidine kinase, producing MRRSLFSKLLLSNWLLLIILMSVAGIVLFLEDIIHPDLKILLFSFYILLAMFGTFYVSYSIARSVTQTLNQIEKKTGEINAGDFGSELSLPDIRELADLAVSINRMSGRLKHQFVDLTIEKEKFDSVLQNLKEGVFSVDLEGSILFQNKSIPNSLIEPNSASRKIADAIKDERLLDFIQRNLSGKGEPKTELDLSQNFYAIKMYPLRTNGNVLMFIVVIRNITEEKQSHIIREQFVQNASHELKTPITSIKGYTETLLGRLKLQEDSHEKKFLDAISRNTDRMVRIVEDMLTITRIENQTAIARGEEFTLKSLVDNLSFTVDGVVSPKEQKFVVEMNEPITVSADWILLEHMLLNLISNASSYSPDGKTITLKVVKLGSDLVNFQVKDQGIGIKDEDKERIFERFFRVDKNRSRKEGGTGLGLSIVKHIVRLHHGTVKVFDNPEGGTIFSVTIPIIYSDRVDS from the coding sequence ATGAGGCGTAGCTTATTTTCGAAACTTCTCTTAAGTAACTGGCTTCTACTCATTATCCTAATGTCGGTCGCGGGAATCGTCCTCTTCTTGGAGGATATAATTCACCCCGATCTTAAAATTCTTCTATTCTCATTTTACATCCTACTCGCTATGTTCGGAACGTTTTACGTCTCGTACTCGATTGCCCGAAGCGTCACTCAAACGCTCAATCAAATCGAAAAAAAAACAGGCGAAATTAACGCCGGCGATTTCGGTTCGGAGCTAAGCCTACCTGATATTCGGGAATTGGCCGACCTGGCGGTTTCTATCAATCGGATGTCGGGACGCCTCAAGCATCAATTCGTAGATCTTACGATCGAGAAGGAAAAGTTCGATTCGGTTCTTCAGAATTTGAAAGAAGGAGTTTTCTCGGTCGATCTGGAAGGATCGATTCTATTTCAAAATAAAAGTATTCCAAATTCTTTAATCGAACCGAATTCCGCTTCCCGCAAAATCGCCGATGCTATCAAGGATGAACGCCTGCTGGATTTTATCCAACGGAATCTTTCCGGTAAGGGGGAACCTAAAACGGAACTAGATTTAAGTCAGAATTTCTATGCGATTAAGATGTACCCGTTGCGTACGAACGGGAACGTATTAATGTTTATAGTAGTTATCAGAAACATTACCGAGGAGAAACAATCGCATATCATTAGGGAACAATTCGTTCAAAATGCTTCGCACGAATTGAAGACGCCAATCACTTCCATTAAAGGATATACCGAAACACTTTTAGGTCGTCTAAAATTACAAGAAGACAGTCATGAGAAAAAGTTTCTAGATGCGATCTCCAGAAATACCGATAGAATGGTGCGCATCGTCGAAGACATGCTTACAATCACTCGAATCGAGAATCAAACGGCGATTGCGAGAGGGGAAGAGTTTACGCTTAAATCTTTGGTCGATAATCTTTCGTTTACCGTCGACGGAGTCGTTTCCCCGAAGGAACAAAAATTCGTAGTGGAAATGAACGAACCGATAACTGTCTCTGCGGATTGGATTCTTTTGGAGCATATGCTTTTAAATTTAATTTCCAACGCATCTTCCTATTCTCCCGACGGAAAAACGATCACACTCAAAGTAGTTAAATTGGGATCGGACTTAGTAAATTTCCAAGTTAAGGACCAAGGAATCGGAATAAAGGACGAAGATAAAGAACGTATATTCGAACGCTTTTTCCGTGTTGATAAAAATAGATCTCGCAAGGAAGGCGGAACCGGATTAGGTCTCTCAATCGTAAAACATATTGTCCGACTTCATCACGGAACGGTAAAAGTCTTTGATAATCCGGAAGGCGGGACTATCTTTTCTGTGACCATTCCTATCATTTACTCCGACCGAGTAGATTCTTGA